One genomic segment of Acidimicrobiales bacterium includes these proteins:
- a CDS encoding NADH-quinone oxidoreductase subunit D — MADELVDADSGPDSGTGTDLGSAERVCRRDETSAVLRLSEAEAAVLAGGPDDPPAGDTSDQRMILNMGPSHPSTHGVLRLLLEMEGETVLRSKPVIGYLHTGMEKTAEDLTYLQGPTNVTRMDYAAPLFSELAFSLAVENLLDLEVPPRATWIRMLMCELNRVSSHLLFQATNGMDLGAVSMMIYGWREREEVLRFFEKVTGLRMNHNYIRPGGVAADLPEGWQADVRRLLDLIPPRLDEYDTLLTGQPIFRERLQGVGVMNPAEALALSATGPILRSTGYAWDLRRDEPYLAYDEVEFDVIVGTHGDAFDRYAIRLNEIRESLRIVEQILDLMPGGDFRAQDKKVTPPPRSRIDESMEALIHHFKIFTEGFHVPEGETYAAVESPRGEVGCYLVSDGGPKPYRMHIRGPSFVNLQTLPHLMEGGLIADGVAVISSVDPIMGEVDR, encoded by the coding sequence ATGGCCGACGAACTGGTAGACGCCGACAGCGGACCGGACTCCGGCACCGGGACCGACCTGGGGTCAGCCGAACGCGTTTGCCGCCGCGACGAGACCAGTGCCGTGCTCCGGCTGAGCGAGGCCGAGGCGGCCGTCCTAGCCGGAGGCCCGGACGACCCGCCAGCCGGAGATACCTCCGACCAGCGGATGATCCTGAATATGGGTCCCTCCCACCCGTCCACCCATGGGGTGCTACGCCTCCTGCTGGAGATGGAGGGGGAGACCGTGCTGCGGTCCAAGCCGGTCATCGGGTACCTCCACACCGGAATGGAAAAGACAGCTGAGGATCTGACCTACCTCCAGGGACCGACCAACGTCACCCGCATGGACTACGCAGCGCCTCTGTTCTCCGAGCTGGCGTTCTCTCTAGCTGTCGAGAACCTGCTCGACCTGGAGGTTCCACCCCGGGCCACCTGGATCCGGATGCTTATGTGCGAGCTAAACCGGGTCTCCTCCCACCTGTTGTTCCAGGCCACCAATGGCATGGACCTCGGCGCCGTGTCGATGATGATCTACGGCTGGCGAGAGCGTGAAGAGGTGCTGCGCTTCTTCGAAAAGGTCACCGGCCTTCGGATGAACCACAACTACATCCGTCCTGGCGGGGTGGCTGCTGACCTCCCGGAGGGTTGGCAGGCCGACGTGCGGCGCCTGCTGGACCTGATCCCACCACGACTCGACGAATACGACACTCTGCTGACCGGCCAACCCATTTTTCGGGAGCGCCTCCAGGGGGTGGGAGTGATGAACCCGGCCGAGGCACTGGCCCTTTCGGCTACCGGTCCCATCCTCCGCTCCACGGGATACGCCTGGGACCTACGTCGCGACGAGCCGTACCTGGCTTACGACGAGGTCGAGTTTGACGTCATCGTGGGCACTCACGGCGACGCCTTTGACCGGTACGCCATTCGCCTGAACGAGATTCGGGAGTCGCTCCGCATTGTCGAGCAGATTCTGGATCTCATGCCTGGAGGCGACTTCCGGGCCCAGGACAAGAAGGTCACCCCGCCGCCCCGGTCCCGCATCGACGAGTCGATGGAGGCCCTGATCCACCACTTCAAAATTTTCACCGAGGGCTTCCACGTTCCCGAGGGCGAAACCTACGCCGCCGTGGAATCCCCACGTGGCGAAGTGGGCTGCTACCTGGTGTCGGACGGTGGACCGAAGCCGTACCGGATGCACATCCGGGGTCCGAGCTTCGTGAACCTCCAGACACTGCCCCACCTCATGGAGGGGGGCCTGATCGCTGACGGCGTGGCCGTCATCTCGTCGGTCGATCCCATCATGGGTGAGGTGGACCGGTGA
- the nuoG gene encoding NADH-quinone oxidoreductase subunit NuoG → MEITVDGRTVVAEPGELLINACERAGTYIPRFCHHSRLRPVGMCRMCLVEVDTGRGPTLQPSCVVGCTPGMTVETGSDRTRKAQDGVLEFLLVNHPLDCPVCDKGGECPLQDQTMAFGPGESRFVEEKRHFEKPIPVNDNVHLDRERCILCDRCTRFAGEVAGDQLIHFMDRGGQTQINTFPEQPFSSYFSGNTVQICPVGALTAAPYRFKARPWDLEEVESTSTLDSVGSRIAVQSSRDRVLRFQGVDADAVNWGWLSDKERFVFEAYDHEDRLVGPLLRGDALGNRTLDGDQLVAAPWGEALTAVAGALRAAPADRIAVVGGARMTNESQYAWAKLAKGVLGTDHVDAQLGDGLPAEVVLGLPRATIDRACTPGGTIVLLGPDPKEELGALYLRLRHAVVYDGATLIELTPRRTGLSDHAAHSLRVLPGEAPAVVRSLFGEGSPAGVVGLSTDELRDAGATLAAARGPVTVLLGRPSLAEASGPVVDAALGLYDNLPDSAFLSLLRRGNVHGALDMGLAPGMLPGRSTIAEAHRFVDHWDRVPTERGRDTLATLNAAAAGQVDVLVLLGADLLADVPDRDLARRALDGAGTVVAVDLFATPTVALADVVLPAAAPTEVDGSFTNLEGRVSVVSRKVTPPGTSRPDWMVAAELADRLGADLGLASTDDIWAELAAVSVVHAGLSPEALVAHTREGLLVAGGSELERPAPTDVAGRDAYGLRLVASRSMYDTGVLVGHSPSLAGLAPGTRAALEPTDLARYGVAEGEVVDLIGPKGTVQVAVTADDGVAKGAVHLYVNQPNVDVCEIVDADLPVTEVRVGRR, encoded by the coding sequence GTGGAGATCACCGTCGACGGCCGGACGGTGGTGGCCGAACCGGGAGAGCTGCTCATCAACGCCTGTGAGCGGGCTGGGACCTACATCCCGCGCTTCTGCCACCACAGCCGGCTGAGGCCCGTCGGGATGTGCCGCATGTGCCTGGTCGAGGTGGACACCGGGCGGGGCCCGACGCTCCAACCCTCCTGCGTCGTCGGGTGTACCCCAGGCATGACGGTGGAAACCGGTTCCGACCGAACCCGCAAGGCCCAGGATGGGGTGCTGGAGTTCCTCCTCGTCAACCACCCGTTGGACTGCCCGGTCTGCGACAAGGGTGGGGAGTGCCCGCTCCAGGACCAAACCATGGCCTTCGGCCCCGGAGAGAGCCGCTTCGTCGAGGAGAAGCGCCACTTCGAGAAGCCCATCCCCGTCAACGACAACGTCCACCTAGACCGTGAGCGCTGCATTCTCTGCGACCGGTGCACCCGGTTCGCCGGCGAGGTGGCCGGTGACCAACTCATCCACTTCATGGACCGGGGCGGCCAGACCCAGATCAATACCTTCCCTGAGCAGCCCTTCTCCTCCTACTTCAGCGGCAACACGGTGCAGATCTGCCCCGTCGGTGCCCTGACCGCGGCCCCGTACCGGTTCAAGGCCCGACCGTGGGATCTCGAGGAGGTCGAGTCCACCAGCACCCTGGACAGCGTGGGCAGCCGGATCGCTGTGCAGTCGTCACGCGACCGCGTGCTGCGGTTCCAGGGGGTGGACGCCGACGCCGTGAACTGGGGCTGGCTGTCGGACAAGGAACGGTTCGTCTTCGAGGCCTATGACCACGAGGACCGCCTAGTCGGTCCGCTCCTCCGGGGCGACGCCCTTGGGAACCGGACGCTGGACGGCGACCAGCTGGTGGCCGCGCCATGGGGCGAGGCGCTCACGGCGGTTGCCGGAGCGCTGCGGGCGGCCCCCGCCGACCGGATCGCCGTGGTGGGCGGAGCCCGGATGACCAACGAGTCGCAGTACGCCTGGGCCAAGCTGGCCAAGGGCGTCCTGGGGACTGATCATGTGGACGCCCAACTGGGTGACGGCCTGCCCGCCGAGGTGGTGCTCGGCCTTCCCCGGGCCACCATCGACAGGGCCTGCACCCCCGGCGGAACCATCGTGCTGCTCGGCCCGGACCCCAAAGAGGAGTTGGGGGCGCTGTACCTGCGGCTCCGTCACGCTGTGGTCTACGACGGGGCCACCCTCATTGAACTCACCCCCCGTCGGACCGGGCTGAGCGACCACGCCGCGCACTCCCTCCGAGTCCTGCCTGGGGAGGCGCCCGCCGTCGTCCGGAGCCTGTTCGGCGAGGGTTCGCCGGCTGGCGTGGTCGGCCTGTCAACCGACGAATTACGTGATGCCGGGGCCACCCTGGCGGCCGCCCGGGGCCCGGTGACCGTGCTGCTTGGCCGCCCCTCGCTGGCCGAGGCCTCCGGCCCGGTGGTCGACGCCGCCCTCGGCTTGTACGACAACCTGCCGGACTCGGCCTTCCTTTCGTTGCTGCGTCGGGGCAATGTGCACGGTGCCCTGGACATGGGTCTGGCCCCCGGGATGCTGCCCGGGCGTTCCACCATCGCCGAGGCTCACCGCTTCGTCGACCACTGGGACCGGGTACCCACCGAGCGCGGTCGCGACACTCTGGCCACGCTGAACGCCGCAGCCGCTGGCCAGGTCGATGTTCTGGTTCTGCTGGGGGCTGACCTGCTAGCCGACGTGCCGGATCGGGACCTGGCCCGCCGGGCTCTGGACGGGGCGGGCACCGTGGTCGCTGTCGACCTCTTCGCCACCCCCACGGTGGCTCTAGCCGACGTGGTGCTGCCGGCGGCCGCCCCCACCGAGGTGGACGGCAGCTTCACCAACCTGGAGGGTCGGGTCAGCGTGGTGTCGCGCAAGGTCACTCCACCCGGCACGTCGCGCCCCGACTGGATGGTGGCCGCCGAGCTAGCCGACAGGCTGGGTGCCGACCTGGGTCTCGCGTCGACGGACGACATATGGGCCGAGTTGGCCGCCGTGTCGGTCGTCCACGCTGGCCTCTCGCCCGAGGCCCTAGTCGCCCACACCCGGGAGGGCCTGCTGGTCGCCGGTGGGTCGGAGCTGGAACGCCCTGCCCCGACAGACGTAGCGGGACGCGACGCATACGGGTTACGGCTGGTGGCCAGCCGCTCGATGTACGACACCGGCGTGCTGGTTGGCCACAGCCCGTCGCTGGCCGGCTTGGCGCCGGGGACCCGGGCGGCCTTGGAGCCCACGGACCTCGCCCGGTACGGCGTGGCCGAAGGGGAGGTCGTCGACCTGATCGGTCCGAAGGGAACCGTTCAGGTGGCGGTCACCGCCGACGACGGCGTGGCCAAGGGCGCCGTCCACCTCTACGTGAACCAGCCCAACGTCGACGTCTGCGAGATAGTCGACGCTGACCTGCCAGTCACCGAGGTCCGGGTGGGACGTCGATGA
- a CDS encoding NAD(P)H-dependent oxidoreductase subunit E: MSYFDPANERTAREVIDRYPRPRSAVIPLLHLAQEQEGWVTPAAMAEIAEMTGTTAAEVLGTGSFYEMFKFHPVGRYLVGVCTNVSCQLLGGEELLHHAEGSLGVKAGGTSDDGLFTVEDVECVAACSEAPCFTVNHRYFHRADIDTLDEVVADLRAGRSPLPRGGAGDDGDLPAHGTLARVRQHIPDDRRAGIVPPEQVDGAPAWLLDDEAE; this comes from the coding sequence GTGAGTTACTTCGACCCGGCGAACGAGCGGACGGCCCGCGAAGTCATCGACCGTTACCCCCGTCCCCGGTCGGCGGTCATCCCGCTGCTCCACCTGGCCCAGGAGCAGGAGGGGTGGGTCACCCCGGCGGCCATGGCCGAGATCGCCGAGATGACCGGAACCACGGCAGCCGAGGTCCTGGGGACCGGCAGTTTCTACGAAATGTTCAAGTTCCATCCCGTAGGCAGGTACCTGGTCGGTGTCTGCACCAACGTGTCGTGTCAACTTCTGGGGGGCGAGGAACTGCTCCACCACGCGGAGGGGTCCCTCGGGGTTAAGGCCGGCGGAACCAGCGACGACGGCCTGTTCACCGTGGAGGATGTGGAGTGCGTGGCCGCCTGCTCCGAGGCGCCGTGCTTCACCGTGAACCACCGCTACTTCCATCGGGCCGATATCGACACCCTGGACGAGGTGGTAGCCGACCTCCGGGCGGGTCGTAGCCCACTTCCCCGCGGCGGAGCGGGGGACGACGGCGACCTGCCGGCCCACGGGACCCTGGCCCGGGTTCGCCAGCACATCCCGGACGACCGGCGGGCCGGCATCGTGCCTCCCGAGCAGGTCGACGGGGCCCCGGCCTGGCTCCTCGATGACGAGGCCGAGTGA
- a CDS encoding NADH-quinone oxidoreductase subunit B, producing MTRIPGVGDVGDVLSDGLEGLEHNFITSRVEDLVKWSRARSCWPATFGLACCAIEMMATGAAHYDLARYGMEVFRASPRQADLMIVAGRVSQKMAPILRQIYDQMMEPKWVISMGVCASSGGMFNNYAIVQGVDQVVPVDVYAPGCPPGPETLMHAILTLHDSIQSGELTRRRDTNGGGAAIQVEAQPATDQPVELAPR from the coding sequence ATGACCCGGATCCCCGGCGTGGGCGACGTGGGCGACGTGCTGAGCGACGGCCTGGAGGGCCTCGAGCACAACTTCATCACCTCCCGCGTCGAGGACCTTGTGAAGTGGTCGCGGGCCCGCAGCTGTTGGCCGGCAACCTTTGGTTTGGCCTGTTGCGCCATCGAGATGATGGCCACCGGTGCTGCTCATTACGACCTAGCCCGCTACGGGATGGAGGTCTTCCGGGCCTCCCCCCGCCAGGCCGACCTGATGATCGTGGCCGGACGGGTCTCCCAGAAGATGGCGCCCATCCTCCGCCAGATCTACGACCAGATGATGGAGCCCAAGTGGGTCATCTCCATGGGTGTATGCGCCTCCAGCGGGGGCATGTTCAACAACTACGCCATCGTCCAGGGCGTCGACCAGGTGGTTCCGGTGGACGTCTACGCGCCTGGCTGCCCGCCTGGCCCCGAAACCCTGATGCACGCCATCCTCACCCTGCACGACAGCATCCAGAGCGGTGAGCTGACCCGCCGACGCGATACCAACGGCGGGGGGGCGGCAATCCAGGTCGAGGCGCAGCCGGCTACCGACCAGCCGGTGGAGTTGGCTCCCAGGTGA
- the nuoK gene encoding NADH-quinone oxidoreductase subunit NuoK codes for MVVTTSWYLTLAAVLFTMGAVGLLTRRNPLVMFMCVELMLNAVNLTFVSLGADLGDLSGQLAVFFVLVVAAAEVVVGLAIIVAITRRRQGATADDLSVLGG; via the coding sequence ATGGTCGTCACCACCTCCTGGTACCTGACCCTGGCAGCCGTCCTCTTCACAATGGGGGCCGTCGGTCTCCTCACCCGGCGCAACCCGCTGGTCATGTTCATGTGCGTGGAACTGATGCTCAACGCCGTGAACCTCACGTTCGTCAGCCTCGGCGCAGACCTGGGCGACCTAAGCGGGCAGCTGGCCGTGTTCTTCGTGCTGGTCGTGGCGGCTGCTGAGGTGGTGGTCGGCCTGGCCATCATCGTGGCCATCACGCGCCGTCGACAGGGAGCCACAGCCGACGACCTCTCGGTGTTGGGGGGATAG
- a CDS encoding NADH-quinone oxidoreductase subunit A has product MGERDVLGQYLPIVVLLALAFLFAALSFVVSRLLAPRRPNDRKAAPYECGIIPGRETPERFPVRFFLVAMIFIVFDIEIIFFYPWAIAHRGLGLFGLGAILLFSAALFESFIYLIGNGALEWGPLKRLRATEAVSASRTSASTIHRPGIRQVGLEGRGGEAA; this is encoded by the coding sequence TTGGGAGAGCGTGACGTGCTCGGTCAGTACTTGCCCATTGTCGTGCTCCTGGCCCTGGCGTTCCTCTTCGCCGCCCTCAGCTTTGTGGTGTCACGGCTGCTGGCCCCCCGCCGGCCCAACGACCGCAAGGCTGCCCCCTACGAGTGCGGGATCATCCCCGGCCGAGAGACCCCGGAGAGATTCCCGGTGCGGTTCTTCCTGGTGGCGATGATCTTCATCGTTTTCGATATTGAGATCATTTTCTTCTACCCGTGGGCCATCGCCCACCGGGGCTTGGGCCTGTTCGGCCTGGGCGCCATCCTGCTGTTCTCGGCAGCTCTCTTCGAGTCGTTCATCTACCTGATCGGCAACGGAGCCCTTGAGTGGGGGCCCCTGAAGAGGCTCCGAGCCACCGAGGCAGTGTCAGCGTCTCGCACCAGCGCCTCCACCATCCATCGTCCCGGCATCCGCCAGGTCGGTCTCGAAGGACGTGGGGGAGAGGCCGCCTGA
- a CDS encoding NADH-quinone oxidoreductase subunit C, producing MSDPTPDGTDATPTAKDDPVVPTAWGVPVVESGGQTVLHPPVDRWLETVKACRDDGFCMAIDLVAVDYSAHPGRTDLPPGIEPERFEVVASLISHASGCRVRLRTQVPEHDPVVPSLFDLFPGTEAMEREAWDLVGVAFDGHPDPTRILLPEDWEGHPLRRDVAMGRIPVQFRDAPAVR from the coding sequence GTGAGCGATCCGACCCCGGACGGAACGGATGCGACGCCGACGGCGAAGGACGACCCAGTTGTCCCGACGGCCTGGGGTGTCCCGGTAGTCGAATCCGGAGGCCAGACCGTCCTGCACCCCCCGGTCGACCGGTGGCTGGAGACGGTGAAGGCCTGCCGGGACGACGGCTTCTGTATGGCCATTGACTTGGTCGCCGTGGACTACTCAGCCCACCCGGGGCGCACCGACCTCCCACCCGGTATCGAACCTGAACGGTTCGAGGTGGTGGCCAGCCTGATTTCCCACGCCTCGGGGTGCCGGGTCCGACTCCGCACCCAGGTGCCGGAGCACGACCCGGTCGTGCCATCGCTCTTCGACCTATTCCCCGGCACCGAGGCCATGGAACGCGAGGCCTGGGACCTAGTGGGGGTGGCCTTCGACGGCCACCCCGATCCGACCCGCATCCTCCTACCGGAAGACTGGGAGGGTCATCCGCTACGACGCGACGTTGCCATGGGCAGGATCCCAGTCCAGTTCCGCGACGCCCCGGCAGTCCGGTGA
- the nuoH gene encoding NADH-quinone oxidoreductase subunit NuoH, translated as MSHAIPSGPLVLAADPLLNQGLGPGIVGIVLLKVVVAFVLLLVSVMLMIWFERKLVADMHNRIGPSVAGPFGILQTLADGIKLFFKEDLVPDRADRIVFKLAPYLSLIPAFLVFAIVPIGGDFSGDGTVTLFGERTYLQVADPPVGVLFFLALSSIAVYGVMLAGWSSGSKYPLLGSVRASAQMISYEAALGLAIASVFLTSGSLSTHDIVAGQVAGHWNVLATGVVPFLVFLVAGTAELNRPPFDLVEAEQELVGGFHTEYSSLRFALFFLAEFMNVITMSAIAVTLFLGGPAGPILTDTLGWVWPILWFGLKVFAFLFGFVWLRATLPRFRYDQLMDLGWKVLIPVSLGWFLLIATLNVARDRGWPILVVVLGGVAVMVIAAAMLSGAVDKARADRLAGAEDEGVDA; from the coding sequence ATGAGCCACGCCATCCCCTCGGGACCGTTGGTGCTAGCCGCTGACCCGCTCCTCAACCAGGGCCTGGGCCCAGGCATCGTGGGCATCGTCCTGCTCAAAGTGGTCGTGGCCTTCGTCCTGCTGCTGGTGTCGGTGATGCTGATGATCTGGTTCGAGCGCAAGCTCGTAGCCGACATGCACAACCGAATCGGCCCTTCGGTAGCCGGGCCGTTCGGCATCCTCCAAACGCTGGCCGACGGCATCAAGCTCTTCTTCAAAGAGGACCTGGTCCCCGACCGTGCCGACCGGATCGTGTTCAAACTGGCTCCCTACCTCTCACTGATCCCGGCCTTCCTGGTGTTTGCCATCGTCCCCATCGGGGGTGACTTCTCCGGTGACGGCACCGTCACCTTGTTCGGGGAGCGGACGTACCTCCAGGTGGCCGACCCGCCGGTCGGCGTGCTTTTCTTCCTAGCCCTCTCGTCGATCGCCGTATACGGCGTGATGCTGGCCGGTTGGTCCTCGGGCTCCAAGTACCCATTGCTGGGCTCGGTACGGGCCTCGGCCCAGATGATCAGCTACGAGGCGGCCCTCGGGCTGGCCATTGCCTCCGTCTTCCTGACCTCAGGATCGCTATCTACCCACGACATCGTGGCCGGACAGGTGGCAGGTCACTGGAACGTCCTGGCCACCGGCGTGGTGCCTTTCCTGGTGTTCCTAGTAGCGGGAACGGCGGAGCTGAACCGGCCTCCGTTCGACCTGGTAGAGGCCGAACAGGAGCTGGTCGGCGGGTTCCACACTGAGTACAGCTCGCTTCGCTTCGCTTTGTTCTTCTTGGCCGAGTTCATGAACGTGATCACCATGTCGGCCATCGCTGTCACCCTGTTCCTCGGGGGGCCGGCAGGTCCGATCCTGACCGACACCCTGGGATGGGTGTGGCCGATCCTGTGGTTCGGCCTCAAGGTCTTTGCCTTCCTGTTCGGCTTCGTGTGGCTGCGGGCCACCCTGCCCCGCTTCCGGTACGACCAGTTGATGGACCTGGGGTGGAAGGTGCTCATCCCGGTGTCACTGGGCTGGTTCCTGCTTATCGCCACGCTGAACGTGGCCCGGGACCGCGGTTGGCCCATTCTGGTCGTGGTCCTGGGCGGGGTGGCCGTAATGGTGATTGCGGCGGCGATGTTGTCAGGAGCGGTCGACAAGGCCCGGGCCGATCGCTTGGCCGGAGCCGAGGACGAGGGAGTGGACGCCTGA
- the nuoI gene encoding NADH-quinone oxidoreductase subunit NuoI: protein MGYFRGFAVTFRKMFEQRVTTPYPKQKRDKPTRFHGRHVLNRYEDGMEKCIGCELCAGVCPAQCIYVRGADNPEDAPVSPGERYGFVYEINYLRCIHCDLCVEACPTEAITETNLFEFSFTTRADAVYTRDELLVDAETGQPNHLPWEDWRPGDDEHTSGWMRATAPSGDSTYQGRVAWSGELGYGVRAAEPVEPTESAEPPVDGGGS, encoded by the coding sequence ATGGGCTACTTCCGCGGCTTCGCCGTCACCTTCCGAAAGATGTTCGAGCAACGAGTCACCACCCCGTACCCGAAGCAGAAGAGAGACAAGCCGACCCGCTTCCACGGTCGCCACGTGCTGAACCGGTACGAGGACGGCATGGAGAAGTGCATCGGGTGCGAGTTGTGCGCCGGGGTGTGTCCCGCCCAATGCATCTACGTCCGGGGTGCCGACAACCCGGAGGACGCCCCGGTTTCGCCTGGCGAACGGTACGGCTTCGTTTATGAGATCAACTACCTGCGTTGTATCCACTGCGACCTGTGTGTAGAGGCCTGCCCGACCGAGGCGATCACCGAAACCAATCTCTTCGAGTTCTCGTTCACCACCCGGGCCGACGCCGTCTACACCAGGGACGAGTTACTGGTGGATGCCGAGACCGGACAGCCGAACCACCTTCCCTGGGAGGACTGGCGACCCGGCGATGACGAGCACACTTCGGGTTGGATGCGGGCCACCGCGCCGAGCGGCGACTCCACCTACCAGGGCCGGGTGGCCTGGTCGGGCGAACTCGGCTACGGCGTTCGGGCCGCCGAGCCCGTTGAGCCAACTGAGTCCGCCGAGCCTCCGGTAGACGGGGGAGGGTCCTGA
- a CDS encoding NADH-quinone oxidoreductase subunit J codes for MDATVFLISAAIILTGAGGVLAARNPVHAALFLVQTLFGVAVLFVLQDATFLAAVQVIVYAGAVVILFLFVIMLLGVDRAEDLGVEPIVGQRPIAALIGASLLGLLLTVLLVSVDGPTGARAADAPLGGADDNTRRLGEALFTDHVFAVELTALLLTVAVVGAVVLARRLRGPLQPLPVVAVASMVDDGSVGNDEAAGEDGSVPSVAEPKDGIHEAPDDGEGAA; via the coding sequence ATGGACGCCACCGTCTTCCTGATCAGCGCAGCCATCATCCTGACCGGCGCCGGGGGGGTGCTGGCAGCACGCAACCCGGTCCATGCCGCCCTGTTTCTGGTCCAGACCCTCTTCGGAGTGGCCGTTCTGTTCGTGCTGCAGGACGCCACCTTCCTGGCCGCCGTGCAGGTCATCGTCTACGCCGGAGCGGTGGTCATTCTGTTCCTGTTCGTGATCATGCTGTTGGGCGTCGACCGGGCCGAAGACCTAGGCGTGGAACCTATTGTCGGCCAGCGACCGATCGCCGCTCTGATCGGGGCTTCCCTGCTGGGCCTGCTTTTGACGGTGCTACTCGTCTCGGTGGACGGCCCGACCGGGGCTCGGGCCGCCGACGCTCCGTTGGGCGGTGCCGACGACAACACCCGACGACTCGGTGAGGCGCTGTTCACCGACCACGTGTTCGCCGTGGAGCTTACGGCCCTTCTCCTGACGGTGGCCGTGGTAGGAGCGGTCGTGTTGGCCCGTCGGCTCCGCGGCCCGCTCCAGCCCCTGCCAGTGGTGGCCGTGGCCTCCATGGTCGACGACGGGTCGGTGGGTAACGACGAGGCTGCAGGCGAAGACGGCTCGGTGCCCAGCGTCGCGGAGCCGAAGGACGGGATCCACGAGGCACCGGACGACGGGGAGGGGGCCGCCTGA
- the nuoF gene encoding NADH-quinone oxidoreductase subunit NuoF: MPSTYVPHAAGYVDNDGPKIVTSRFSHEDSFTLERSLATGGYEGLRAALGMRPADVHAEVRDATLLGRGGAGFPAGVKWGFCPEGVWPRYLVVNGDESEPGTYKDRLLMERDPHQLIEGCLIACYALGLSQCFLYVRGEMALAQERIATALNEAYAAGYVGRSVLGSAFSVDVTLHWGAGAYIVGEETALIESLEGNRGMPRIKPPYFPAAIGLYGKPTIVNNVETLANVPWILRHGSGAYRKYGSEASPGTRLFTVSGHVERPGVYEVEHGITTFRDLIYGEAYCRGIRDGKQLKMFIPGGGSAPWFFEEHLDLPLEARDVGQAGSMLGSGAIIVMDETTDAVRACHRMVRFFARESCGKCSPCREGTGWAEKVLLRILDGHGRPADIDLLLDVGDNISPGPYPVASFAAENLEAVPFPPLQTTICPLGPSAVAPIVSTIRRFRHEFEARITRSDTIPVVAADPGAGL, translated from the coding sequence ATGCCCTCCACCTACGTCCCCCACGCCGCGGGATACGTCGACAACGACGGGCCGAAGATCGTCACCTCGCGGTTCAGCCACGAGGACTCCTTCACCCTGGAGCGGTCGCTGGCCACCGGCGGCTACGAGGGCCTCCGGGCTGCCCTAGGCATGCGCCCGGCCGACGTCCACGCCGAGGTCCGTGACGCCACCCTGCTAGGACGAGGCGGCGCCGGGTTCCCGGCAGGTGTCAAGTGGGGTTTTTGTCCTGAGGGCGTGTGGCCCCGCTACCTGGTGGTCAATGGTGATGAGAGCGAGCCCGGCACCTACAAGGACCGGCTACTCATGGAGCGCGACCCCCACCAGCTCATCGAGGGGTGCCTCATCGCTTGCTACGCGCTCGGGTTGTCCCAGTGCTTCCTGTACGTGCGAGGCGAGATGGCCCTGGCCCAGGAGCGAATTGCCACCGCGTTGAACGAGGCGTATGCCGCGGGCTACGTGGGCCGCAGCGTGCTGGGCAGTGCCTTCTCGGTCGACGTCACCCTCCACTGGGGGGCCGGCGCCTACATCGTGGGCGAGGAGACGGCGCTCATCGAGAGCCTGGAGGGCAACCGGGGGATGCCCCGCATCAAGCCCCCGTATTTCCCAGCGGCCATTGGCCTCTACGGGAAACCGACCATCGTGAACAACGTGGAGACCCTGGCCAACGTGCCGTGGATTCTCCGCCACGGGTCCGGCGCCTACCGGAAGTACGGGTCCGAGGCTTCGCCCGGTACCCGCCTATTCACCGTGTCAGGGCACGTGGAACGGCCCGGTGTGTACGAGGTCGAGCACGGCATCACCACATTCCGCGACCTCATCTACGGCGAGGCCTACTGCCGGGGCATCCGAGACGGCAAGCAGCTCAAGATGTTCATCCCGGGAGGCGGGTCGGCACCCTGGTTCTTCGAGGAGCACCTAGACCTACCCTTGGAGGCCCGCGACGTAGGCCAGGCCGGGTCCATGCTCGGGTCAGGGGCCATCATCGTGATGGACGAGACCACCGACGCCGTGCGGGCCTGCCACCGGATGGTTCGGTTCTTCGCCCGGGAGTCGTGCGGCAAGTGCTCACCGTGCCGCGAGGGCACGGGATGGGCGGAGAAAGTCCTCCTCCGTATCCTGGACGGCCACGGTCGCCCTGCCGACATCGATCTCCTGTTGGACGTGGGTGACAACATCAGCCCTGGCCCGTATCCGGTGGCCTCGTTCGCCGCCGAGAACCTCGAAGCGGTGCCGTTCCCACCCCTCCAGACCACCATCTGCCCACTGGGGCCGTCAGCGGTAGCCCCCATCGTGTCCACCATCCGGCGGTTCCGCCACGAGTTTGAGGCCCGCATCACACGGAGCGACACCATCCCGGTGGTCGCCGCCGATCCGGGGGCGGGGTTGTGA